From Pseudomonas fluorescens:
CAGCACGCCCTGGTCGGCCCAACTTTGCAGGTAGCCGTGGTTGGGGATGTCGATGTTCAGGTCGCGCTTGAGCTCTTTATAGATATTGACCAGCGACGGCGGCGCCGGCACCCCCGGTTGCACCGAGAAGCACAGGCCGTGGGCCTGGCCGGGGCCGTGGTACGGGTCCTGGCCGAGGATTACCACTTTGACCTTGTCCAGCGGTGTGGAGTTGAGCGCGTTGAAGATCAGTGGGCCGGGCGGGTAAATCTCTTTGCCGGCGGCATGTTCCTGGCGCAGGAACTCGCGCAACTGGCCCATGTAGGGCTTATCGAACTCATCACGCAGGGCGTGTTTCCAGCTGGGTTCGAGTTTGATACGGTCGCCTTCAGTCATGTTCGAATTGTCTTGTAAAAAAGAATGAGGCGAACCCTAGGAAAGCCGGCCCTGCTTGTCAATTGATCTGACACACCACCGGCACTTTCCCACGAAGCGATCATACTGATCCTTCACCTTCTCGATTGAGGTCACGATGAACCTGCACTTCGAAGAACTGACCGGCAGCAACGGCGCCCGCGTCGGCATCGCCAGCCTTGACGCTGAAAAGTCCCTCAACGCGCTCTCCCTGCCGATGATCCTGGCCCTGACTGATCGCCTGGAGGCCTGGGCCAAAGACCCGAACATTGTCTGCGTGCTGCTGCGTGGCAACGGGCCCAAGGCGTTTTGCGCCGGCGGCGAAGTGCGCAGCCTGGCCCAGGCCTGCCGCGAGCAGCCGGGGGAAGTGCCCGCCCTGGCCGCACAGTTTTTTGCCGCAGAATATCGCCTCGACTACCGCTTGCACACTTACCCTAAACCGCTGATCTGCTGGGGCCACGGTTACGTGCTGGGCGGTGGCATGGGCCTGCTGCAAAGCGCGGCCATACGGATTGTCACGCCGAGCAGCCGCCTGGCCATGCCCGAGATCAGCATCGGCCTGTACCCGGATGTGGGCGCCAGTTGGTTCCTGGCGCGCCTGCCGGGCAAGCTGGGGTTGTTCCTTGGCCTTACCGGCGCGCACATCAATGGCCGTGACGCGCTGGACCTGGGCCTGGCCGACCGCTTTCTGCGCGATGACCAACAGGACGAGTTGATCGAAGGCCTGCTGCAACTGAATTGGCAGGAACAGACCGCGATGCAACTCAACAGCCTGCTCAAGGCCCTGGCCCAGGAAGCTGTCGGCCAGCAACCAGAAGCCCAATGGCTGCCGCGTCGGGCGCAGATCGACGCGTGGCTGGACGTCGGTGATGTACGCAGTGCCTGGCGCGCCTTGAGCCCGCTGCGCGACCACGCCGACCCGCTGTTCAACCGCGCCGGCAAGACATTGAGCGAAGGCTGCCCGCTGACTGCACACCTGGTGTGGGAACAGATCCAGCGTGCCCGTCACCTGTCCTTGGCCGAGGTGTTCCAGATGGAATACACCTTGAGCCTGAACTGCTGCCGCCACCCGGAATTCAGTGAAGGGGTACGTGCGCGATTGATCGACAAGGACCAGACACCCCATTGGCATTGGCCGGATATCAATACCATCCCGGACGCCGTGGTGCAGGCGCATTTCACCAAGGCGTGGGAAGGCCGGCATCCACTGGCGGACTTATCCGATTACTGACGCTTTGCACCCATAAAAAAGCGGCGCCTCATGCGCGAATGCCAAGATAGAACGAGCAAACAATAAGCCTGTGGCGAGCAGGCTTGTTGTGGTGAATGGGCTTGTTGTGGCGAGCGGGCTTGCCCCGCGTTGGGCTGCGCAGCAGCCCCAAAACCTGGCGATTTAATAGGCCTGGATAAACGCGGTGGCCTTATTGGGGCCGCTTCGCAGCCCAACGCGGGGCAAGCCCGCTCGCCACAGTTATGGTATGGGCCTGTCAACGGTGACCGCCGCGGCCACCTCCACGGTCATGATCGCCACCGCGTCCATGCCCGCCATTGTTCCAACGATCACCCCAGCCCTGGTTCGGGTAAGGCCGGTAACCCGCCCTTGGTCCTGACGGGTAATAACGAGGCGCTGGCTGGTAATAACGTGGCGCTGAGTAATAACGCGGTGCCGGCGCGTAGTAGCGAGGCGACGGATAATAGTCGCGCCGGTACACAGGGCCGCCGCCGTAGTAATAAACCGGCGCCGGCGAGGTGTAGACCTCGGAACGGTAGTAGCTTTGGCCTCCATCGTAGTAAGGCACACAAGCGGAAAGGGTCAGACCGAGTAAAGCGCTGATCAGCAGTCGTCGATACATGGCGGCCTCCTGGACCGCGAAAGAGCACCTCCAGCGACGCTGGGGGGCGGCATTCAGCTTTCACCGAATGACGAAACATCTGACATCAAAAACCGAATCTGGTGCGTTTTGGTTACAAGTTGATACATCAATGCCAAATGCGGCCACACCCCTTCAGACACGTTGCGGCATAGCGCTTACCGATCACCCAGATTTATCGATTCAGTAATTTTTTCTGGCCCGAAACTTTCCCGATTGCGATGATGTCACTATGACATTGCACAGGCCAGGGAGGCTCTAACGTGCATCCTTCGCCACTTTCGCCGGATCCGAGCCATGAAAATCTCAACCAAACTGCTGCTGTCATTTCTACTCTGTGCACTGGTCACCCTCGGGGTCGGGCTGCTGGGTATCAAAAGCGTGGTCCGCCTCGCCAATGCATTGGAACTGACGTTCTCCAATAACCTGGTGTCCGTCAGCGGCACGTCCGCTACCCTCAATGGCCTGGTGGCCCACAACCGCGGTTTGTACCGTTTGATGGATGCGAGCCAAGGCGACGTCTCCCAACAAGACCGCGACCGTGTGCGCCAGGACATCACTAACGAACTCAAACGCAGCCAGAGCGCCTACGCCACCTACCGCACCACGCCCCTGGAAGACGACGAGCGGGCGGCCGGCGACAAGCTCGACCAGATCTGGCCAACCTACACCAGCAGCTCCGAACACATTATGTCGATGCTCGACAGTGGCCAGATCGAGCAGGCCCGCGCACAGCTCAACAGCACCAACAATGAATTGTTCCGCCAGGCGCGCGATTTGATCCGCGTGATGGTCGATTCCAATAACCGCCAGATCAAGGAAGGCGCTGCCGCCGCCGACGAGCTGCGCGACAGCGCATTGACCTGGATGATCAGCGGCATTGTCCTGGCCTTCATCATTGCGATCATCACCGGTGTGCTGATCACGCGCCTGATCACCCGTCCTATCGCACAAGCGGTTGAGAACGCACAGCGCATCGCCAAGGGTGACCTGACCCAAGCCATCACGACCGACCGCACCGACGAAGCGGGGCAATTGCTGATGGCTTTATCCGATATGCAAGGCGGCCTGAAAAGTACGCTGACGGAAATCGCCAACGCCTCCGACCAGCTCGCTTCGGCAGCCGAAGAGCTGAGCGCGGTCACCGATGAAAGCACCCGTGGCCTGACCCGCCAGAATGACGAAATCCAACAAGCTGCCACCGCTGTCAACCAGATGACCGCAGCGGTCGACGAAGTGGCGAGCAACGCCGTATCGACCTCGGAAGCGTCGCGCCAGGCCACCACCGAAGCCGAGGACGGCCGCCAGCAAGTCGAGCAGGCCGTGTCCGGCATGAGCGCGATGGTGGTGGAGATCAACGATTCGACCCAATCGGTCGCCGACCTCGCCGGCCAGGTGCGCGAAATCGGCAAGGTGATTGATGTGATCCGCAGTATTGCCGACCAGACCAACCTGCTGGCCCTCAATGCCGCCATCGAAGCCGCCCGTGCCGGTGAGCAAGGTCGCGGTTTTGCGGTGGTGGCCGATGAGGTGCGGGCGCTGGCCCATCGCACCCAGACCTCCACGGTGGACATCGAGAAAATGATCGGTGAAGTCCAGGCAGGCGCCAATGGCGCCGTGGCCGCCATGAACAAGAGCCTGAGCTGGGCCAACAACACCCAGACCCTGGCGCAAAATGCCGGCCAGGCGCTGGAGCGCATCACTGCCAGCGTGGCCAGTATCAACGAGCGCAACCTGGTGATCGCCTCAGCGTCCGAGGAACAGGCCCAGGTGGCCCGTGAAGTGGATCGCAACCTGCTCAACATTCAGGACCTGTCGACCCAGACCGCCGCCGGTGCCAACCAGACCAACGCCTCCAGCCAGGACCTGTCGCGGCTGGCCACCTCGTTCAATATGCTGGTCAGCAAATTCCAGCTGTAAGCGCCTCATAGCAGTGCGCCGGCGCACCCGCGTGGCGCACACCCCCCGCTTCTACGCCCTCCTCTCCCGCCCGCCCGGCTGAACAGCCGGGCATCGAAGCCACTTGGCACGACTCTCGCTTTATCTCTTGCGTGCAGGATTGATACAGGTTCGCGGCACCACAATTTGCAATGGCCGACTAGGGTTCCGGCTCGCGAAAAGCGAGTGGCTGGTCCGAGAGTTGGCGACCTCCAGTTGAGGTTACACGGCGGGATAAAAGCCCGGGAGACAAGCCACCGTTCACGGTGCCGCGTTGCTCCTGCTCGCCCTTGATCAACTGGAGAAGCCCCAATGCCCTCGATCCGTTTACCCGCCCTGCTCGCCGCCGCCTTCGCCGCCGTGCTGAGCTTCCAGACCCAAGCCGCTGCCAAAGACCACTTCAGCGTGTGCTGGACGATCTATGCCGGCTGGATGCCATGGGAGTATGCCGGCAGCCAAGGCATCCTCGACAAGTGGGCCAAGAAGTACGGCATCACCATCGACATGGTGCAACTCAATGACTATGTCGAATCGATCAACCAGTACACCGCCGGCCAGTTCGACGGCTGCACCATGACCAACATGGACGCCCTGACCATCCCCGCCGCCGGTGGCGTAGACAGCACCGCGCTGGTGATCAGCGACTTTTCCAATGGTAACGACGGCGTGGTGATCAAGGGCACCGGCAAGACCGTGGCCGACCTCAAGGGCATGAACGTCAACCTGGTGGAACTTTCGGTATCTCACTACCTGCTGGCCCGCGCACTGGAGTCGGCGGACCTCAGCGAAAAAGACCTGAAAGTGGTCAACACTTCCGACGCCGATATTGCCGCCGCCTTCAACACCGACCAGGTCCAGGCCGTCACCACCTGGAACCCGATGCTCTCGCAGATCAAGGCCAAGCCTGGCGTGAGCCAAGTGTTCGACTCCAGCAAAGTGCCCGGCGAAATCATGGACATGATGGTGGTCAACACCCAGGTCCTCAAGGACAACCCCAAGCTGGGCAAAGCACTGACCGGCGCCTGGTTTGAAGTGGTCGCCCTGATGAATGCCAAGGGCGCCGCCAGCACCGAAGCCCTGGAACATATGGCCAAGGCTTCCGGCACCGACCTTGCGGGCTTCCAGTCGCAACTGGACACCACCAAGTTGTTCGCCACGCCCAAGGAAGCCCTGGCCTTCGCCACCAGTCCACAGTTGCCCGCCACCATGGGCAAAGTCGCCGAGTTCTCGTTCAAACACGGCTTGCTGGGTGAAGGCGCCAAGGACGCCAGCGCGGTGGGTATGCGCTTCGCCAACGGCGTGACCAGCGGTGACAAAGCCAACCTCAAGCTGCAATTCGACCCCAGCTACGTGCAGATGGCCGCCGACGGCAAGCTGTAAGAGGACCTGGCCATGCGCCTGATCAACCGTGTTCCGGAGCGCTCCAGCCGCCTGCTGTTGGTCGTGCTGCCGTTCGCCCTGCTGCTGTTCGCCTACTTCGTGGGCTCGGCCGAGCGCCTGGCGGAAAACCCCAACGACAAGCTGCTGCCCGGTGCCGGGCAAATGATTGACGCAGTCAAGCGCCTGGCGTTCAACGCCGACGCCCGTACCGGTGAGTACGTGCTCTGGCAGGACAGCGCATCGAGCCTGCGCCGCCTGGCGATCGGCCTGGGCATCAGCGCCCTCGCCGGCCTGTGCCTGGGGATTGCCGCCGGCACGTTGCCGCTGTTTGGCGCGCCGTTGTCACCGTTGCTGACCGTGCTGTCGATGGTGCCGCCGCTGGCGATCCTGCCGATTCTGTTCATCGTGTTCGGGCTGGGGGAATTGTCCAAAGTGATGCTGATCGTCATCGGCGTCACCCCCTGCCTGGCCCGTGACCTGGAACAGCGCGCGCGGGAAATACCGGTGGAACTGCTGGTCAAGGCACAAACCCTCGGCGCCTCCACCTGGACCCTGATGCTGCGCGTGGTGTTGCCGCAATTGCTGCCACGCCTGCTGATCTCACTGCGACTGATGCTCGGCTCGGCGTGGCTGTTTTTGATCGCCGCTGAAGCCATCGCCTCCACGGACGGCTTGGGCTACCGGATCTTCCTGGTACGTCGCTACCTGGCGATGGACGTGATCCTGCCTTACGTGGTGTGGATCACCCTGCTCGCCTGGTTGATGGATTGGGGCCTCAAGGCCCTGACCCGGCATGCGTTCCCTTGGTACGAAGGAGCGCGCGCATGAGCTTTATCAGCGTCAACAATGTGTGGCAGCGCTACGGTGATCAAGTGGTGCTGGAAGGCTTGAACCTGCAGGTCGCCGAGGGCGAGTTCTGCACGCTGGTCGGCACTTCGGGCTGCGGCAAGTCGACGTTCCTGCGCCTGCTGCTGGGCCAGGAAACCGCGAGCAAGGGCCAGATCCTGCTGGATGGCCAACCGCTCGCCGCCGAGCCGGATGCCAGCCGTGGTGTGGTGTTCCAACGCTACTCGGTGTTCCCGCATTTGACCGTGTTGGATAACGTCGTCCTCGGCCTGGAACTGCCACGTTCTCCCTTGCTGGGCCGGCTATTCGGGAAAGCCAAGAAGAACGCCCGCGAACAGGCTGCCGCGCTGTTGCAGAAGGTCGGCCTCGGCCACGCCCTGGACAAATACCCGGCGCAGCTCTCCGGCGGCATGCAACAACGCCTGGCCATCGCCCAGGCCCTGATCATGAAGCCCCGCGTATTGCTGCTGGACGAACCCTTCGGCGCCCTCGACCCGGGCATTCGCAAAGACATGCACCAGCTGCTGCTGGAACTGTGGCGCGAAACCCGGCTGACGGTGTTCATGGTCACCCATGACCTGAGCGAAGGCTTCAGCCTCGGCACGCGCCTGCTGGTGTTCGACAAGGTGCGCGTCGACCCCCACGCCCCCGGCGCCTATGGCGCGCGCATCACCTACGACATCCCTTTGAACAGCGAACGCCGCAAGGCGCTCGCCGCCGAACTTGGAGCCACTTCCAAATGACCGATTCCACCCTACTGTTCCCACCCTTCGCCGAAGAAATGCTGCCTGGCGGCGGCCACCGTTCGTTCGTGCTCAAGCGCGGCCAACTGCTGCGCCTTACCGATCTTCGCGGCGGCGCCAACGTCAGCCTGACCCTGCTCAACGCCAACGAAAAAACCGAGCGCCTGAACCTGCCCGACAGCCTCAAATGCCAACACACCGCCAAGCTCACCACCGGCCACTGCCTGTACTCGGACATGGGCCGCGTGCTGGCCGCGATCACCGCCGACACCTGCGGCTGGAGCGACAGCATCGGCGGCGTGCTGTGCGCCGCCGAAGTCGCCGAGAAGTACGGCCAGGGCCGTTATCAGGAACTGCGCAACGGCTTCTTCCGCAACGGCACCGACAACCTGTTGGTGGAGTTGGGCAAATGGGGGCTGGGCCTGTCCGACCTGCTGATGACCCTCAACCTGTTCAGCAAAGTCACCGTGGACAGCGACGGTGGCCTGCACTTTGTGCCGGGCAATTCCAAGGCCGGCGACTACATCGAACTCTACGCGCCGATGGACACCCTGGTGGTGCTCACCGCGCTGCAACACCCGATGGACCCCAACCCGCAATACGCCCCGCAACCGCTGAAACTCAGCTGGATGAACGCCGACAAAAGTGTCGCCGAACACTGCCGCACTTCGCGCCCGGAAAACGAGCGTGGCTTTATCAACACCGACCGCCTGTTCGCCTGAGGAACTGTCATGTCTATCGCAATGAAACAACCTGATGCGGCGGTGTACCGCGCAACCATTCCCGCCGGCGAGCCGTGGCTGATGGAGGTCAAGGCCGGGCAGACCCTGCGCATCCTCGATCTTGAGGGCAACCAGGCGGTCGACACCTTGTTCTACAGCGTGAAAAACCCGCGT
This genomic window contains:
- the ung gene encoding uracil-DNA glycosylase; protein product: MTEGDRIKLEPSWKHALRDEFDKPYMGQLREFLRQEHAAGKEIYPPGPLIFNALNSTPLDKVKVVILGQDPYHGPGQAHGLCFSVQPGVPAPPSLVNIYKELKRDLNIDIPNHGYLQSWADQGVLMLNTTMTVERANANAHAGKGWQFFTDRIIEVVSEHQPHLVFLLWGAHAQSKQKLIDATKHLVLTSVHPSPLSAYRGFLGCGHFSRTNKFLEQNGEAPIEWRLPPL
- a CDS encoding enoyl-CoA hydratase/isomerase family protein, whose translation is MNLHFEELTGSNGARVGIASLDAEKSLNALSLPMILALTDRLEAWAKDPNIVCVLLRGNGPKAFCAGGEVRSLAQACREQPGEVPALAAQFFAAEYRLDYRLHTYPKPLICWGHGYVLGGGMGLLQSAAIRIVTPSSRLAMPEISIGLYPDVGASWFLARLPGKLGLFLGLTGAHINGRDALDLGLADRFLRDDQQDELIEGLLQLNWQEQTAMQLNSLLKALAQEAVGQQPEAQWLPRRAQIDAWLDVGDVRSAWRALSPLRDHADPLFNRAGKTLSEGCPLTAHLVWEQIQRARHLSLAEVFQMEYTLSLNCCRHPEFSEGVRARLIDKDQTPHWHWPDINTIPDAVVQAHFTKAWEGRHPLADLSDY
- a CDS encoding methyl-accepting chemotaxis protein; its protein translation is MKISTKLLLSFLLCALVTLGVGLLGIKSVVRLANALELTFSNNLVSVSGTSATLNGLVAHNRGLYRLMDASQGDVSQQDRDRVRQDITNELKRSQSAYATYRTTPLEDDERAAGDKLDQIWPTYTSSSEHIMSMLDSGQIEQARAQLNSTNNELFRQARDLIRVMVDSNNRQIKEGAAAADELRDSALTWMISGIVLAFIIAIITGVLITRLITRPIAQAVENAQRIAKGDLTQAITTDRTDEAGQLLMALSDMQGGLKSTLTEIANASDQLASAAEELSAVTDESTRGLTRQNDEIQQAATAVNQMTAAVDEVASNAVSTSEASRQATTEAEDGRQQVEQAVSGMSAMVVEINDSTQSVADLAGQVREIGKVIDVIRSIADQTNLLALNAAIEAARAGEQGRGFAVVADEVRALAHRTQTSTVDIEKMIGEVQAGANGAVAAMNKSLSWANNTQTLAQNAGQALERITASVASINERNLVIASASEEQAQVAREVDRNLLNIQDLSTQTAAGANQTNASSQDLSRLATSFNMLVSKFQL
- a CDS encoding putative urea ABC transporter substrate-binding protein encodes the protein MPSIRLPALLAAAFAAVLSFQTQAAAKDHFSVCWTIYAGWMPWEYAGSQGILDKWAKKYGITIDMVQLNDYVESINQYTAGQFDGCTMTNMDALTIPAAGGVDSTALVISDFSNGNDGVVIKGTGKTVADLKGMNVNLVELSVSHYLLARALESADLSEKDLKVVNTSDADIAAAFNTDQVQAVTTWNPMLSQIKAKPGVSQVFDSSKVPGEIMDMMVVNTQVLKDNPKLGKALTGAWFEVVALMNAKGAASTEALEHMAKASGTDLAGFQSQLDTTKLFATPKEALAFATSPQLPATMGKVAEFSFKHGLLGEGAKDASAVGMRFANGVTSGDKANLKLQFDPSYVQMAADGKL
- a CDS encoding ABC transporter permease; the protein is MRLINRVPERSSRLLLVVLPFALLLFAYFVGSAERLAENPNDKLLPGAGQMIDAVKRLAFNADARTGEYVLWQDSASSLRRLAIGLGISALAGLCLGIAAGTLPLFGAPLSPLLTVLSMVPPLAILPILFIVFGLGELSKVMLIVIGVTPCLARDLEQRAREIPVELLVKAQTLGASTWTLMLRVVLPQLLPRLLISLRLMLGSAWLFLIAAEAIASTDGLGYRIFLVRRYLAMDVILPYVVWITLLAWLMDWGLKALTRHAFPWYEGARA
- a CDS encoding ABC transporter ATP-binding protein produces the protein MSFISVNNVWQRYGDQVVLEGLNLQVAEGEFCTLVGTSGCGKSTFLRLLLGQETASKGQILLDGQPLAAEPDASRGVVFQRYSVFPHLTVLDNVVLGLELPRSPLLGRLFGKAKKNAREQAAALLQKVGLGHALDKYPAQLSGGMQQRLAIAQALIMKPRVLLLDEPFGALDPGIRKDMHQLLLELWRETRLTVFMVTHDLSEGFSLGTRLLVFDKVRVDPHAPGAYGARITYDIPLNSERRKALAAELGATSK
- a CDS encoding urea amidolyase associated protein UAAP1 yields the protein MTDSTLLFPPFAEEMLPGGGHRSFVLKRGQLLRLTDLRGGANVSLTLLNANEKTERLNLPDSLKCQHTAKLTTGHCLYSDMGRVLAAITADTCGWSDSIGGVLCAAEVAEKYGQGRYQELRNGFFRNGTDNLLVELGKWGLGLSDLLMTLNLFSKVTVDSDGGLHFVPGNSKAGDYIELYAPMDTLVVLTALQHPMDPNPQYAPQPLKLSWMNADKSVAEHCRTSRPENERGFINTDRLFA